Part of the Polyangium spumosum genome is shown below.
CGACCTCGAGCAAAATCTCACCGGGCTTCATCGTCAGCGTGCAGCCCGAGACGTTGACCGTGAAGCAATCCTTCTGAAAGAACCCCGCCGTGGTGCTGTTGGTCTGAAAATCGTTGGTCAGGTTGAAGTACGTGTTCATCGCCTTCCAGGCGAAATGCCCGTTGGCCTGGGACTCCTCGTTGGCTCCGATGAAGACCCCCCGCTTGCCCGAGATGGTCAGCGAGTCGTCGGCATGCACCTTCGCCGAACGGTTCCCGAAGATGACATGCGTATCATCCGCCCCGATCGTCGTGAGCCGCTGCACGTCCACCGTGTGCGCCTCGTTCGACGCGAAATGCGTCGTCCGATCCCCCTGGACCGTGACCTCCTCCGTTCCCTTCACCGAGTGCGTCCGGTTTCCCGTCACCGAGTTGGACTGGTCGCCTCCCACGCTCGTGGAATGGGAGGCGCGGACCACCTCATTGAAGTCACGCTGCGCGTGCAGGAAGATCTCCTCCAGCGTCGCCGCGTCCTCGAACCGGATCTCGTTGTAGCCGTCCCCCTCAGGCACGGCGGTGCGGCTGCGGATCGTGCTTCGCGTGGGATACTGCGACGGATCGTAGGGCGGTCGGTTCGGCTCATTGTAGACGCGGCCCACGATCACAGGACGCTCCGGATCACCTTGCAGATATGCGACGAGCACCTCGTGCCCCACGCGCGGCGTATACAGCGCCCCGAAGCCCGGCCCTGCCCAGTTCTGCGAGACCCGGATCCAGCAGGAGGATGCCGTTCGATCGTCGTCCGGCCTCTGATCCCAGGGGAAACGCACCCGGACGCAGCCCTGCGCATTGGCGTTGATCTCGGGGCGATCCGCCTTCGAGAACTCCTCGGCCGTCACGAGCGCGGTCTGAATGCCATGAATGCGTGGCCGCGGAGCACGTTGCGCCGGGCGGAACGGAATGGCTGACGGAAGCGCCTGAAAGCGGTTTTCGTATCCGGCCTCGAGCGTTCCCGTCGCGCCCGCGAACCCGAAGGGCTCGTCGTCGAGCACCGTCCCCTGCGGCGTGAGCTCCGTAGCAAACGTCTCCACACGTACCACGAGCAGATCCACGTCCTCACGCAGCCCATCACGATCGTGCAGCTTGAACTGGCGCCCCGGTTCGAGCGCGCGGACGGTGCTCACGCCTTCCCGTAACGCCTTCTCCACGACGAACCGCTCCATCCGAAGCTTCGCCGGGAACTTCGCCGGTGCCTCACCGTGTTGCTCGTCGTTGGCGGGGAACTCGTAGTGGCCCTCGGCGTCCGGATCGCCTCCGCGAAGCTCGGCGCTCGCCTCGAAGAGCTGCGTGCTACGATTCCAGTCGTAATCGCGCATGACCACGGCGCGCGACCGCATCCGGCGCGTGTCACGGCAAACCCGGACCACTTCCTGCCCCGCGGCCTGACCACCCCGGCTCGCGCCGCAGAGCTCGAAGCGTCGGGCTTCCTCGAAAAGCGGCGCCTGTCCGGGGGCGTCCGTGACGACCAGGACGAGGTCGGAGTCGGTGTGCTCGAAGTAGTAACTCAGCCCCTCGCGTTCGAGG
Proteins encoded:
- a CDS encoding type VI secretion system Vgr family protein; the protein is MTSRPPQNLDRGNQADYLLGTHEGWGAFGVVRWHAIEEISQPFRYEIVLMRPAKSGPVDLDALFDTGATFRIRTLGRWRYVHGILAEVEEIDRTSEVILYRVLLVPHLFRARFRRRCRNFVEWTLKDIVHAILENRSPAHPRGHKGLAPQSAKAEPPSVDPDFRSFREPRALYRWAVTDEGRLTDRATSSYVVQYNESDHDFLSRLLEREGLSYYFEHTDSDLVLVVTDAPGQAPLFEEARRFELCGASRGGQAAGQEVVRVCRDTRRMRSRAVVMRDYDWNRSTQLFEASAELRGGDPDAEGHYEFPANDEQHGEAPAKFPAKLRMERFVVEKALREGVSTVRALEPGRQFKLHDRDGLREDVDLLVVRVETFATELTPQGTVLDDEPFGFAGATGTLEAGYENRFQALPSAIPFRPAQRAPRPRIHGIQTALVTAEEFSKADRPEINANAQGCVRVRFPWDQRPDDDRTASSCWIRVSQNWAGPGFGALYTPRVGHEVLVAYLQGDPERPVIVGRVYNEPNRPPYDPSQYPTRSTIRSRTAVPEGDGYNEIRFEDAATLEEIFLHAQRDFNEVVRASHSTSVGGDQSNSVTGNRTHSVKGTEEVTVQGDRTTHFASNEAHTVDVQRLTTIGADDTHVIFGNRSAKVHADDSLTISGKRGVFIGANEESQANGHFAWKAMNTYFNLTNDFQTNSTTAGFFQKDCFTVNVSGCTLTMKPGEILLEVGGAFILMKAGKILIDNGAGAWFQLGGGLVNIAGGTVMLNSDGITQIVAGDDMTLMGANINAKGGKIKLNE